The following are encoded in a window of Thermodesulfobacterium geofontis OPF15 genomic DNA:
- a CDS encoding 3-isopropylmalate dehydrogenase has translation MEEKAYKIAVIPGDGTGPEVIREGIKVLEAVGRKFNIKFNFTFFDWGGERYLKTGETIPEGGIEELKKHDAIYLGAIGHPQVKPGILEKEILLRIRFELDQYINLRPVKLYPGVWTPIKDKGPEDIDFVVVRENTEGLYAGGGGFLRKGTPYEVAIQESINTRYGVERCIRFAFEYCRKRNKKKKVTLVGKTNVLTYAWDLWYRVFEEVGKEYPDIEKDYAHVDAVCMWFIKNPEWFDVIVTDNMFGDIITDLGAIIQGGMGIAAGGNINPNGVSMFEPIGGSAPKYTGKNVINPLAAICAGMMMLEWLGEESSAKAIEKAVIKVCRDHLKSLSAGKMGYTTSEVGDLVAKYVEEGVEL, from the coding sequence ATGGAGGAAAAAGCTTACAAAATTGCGGTTATTCCTGGAGATGGAACAGGTCCTGAAGTAATAAGAGAAGGGATAAAGGTTTTAGAAGCTGTTGGAAGAAAATTTAATATAAAATTTAATTTTACCTTTTTTGACTGGGGAGGAGAAAGATATTTAAAAACAGGAGAAACAATTCCAGAAGGTGGAATTGAAGAATTAAAAAAACACGATGCTATTTATCTTGGAGCAATTGGACATCCTCAAGTTAAACCAGGAATTTTAGAAAAGGAAATACTTTTAAGAATTCGTTTTGAACTTGATCAATATATAAACTTAAGACCTGTAAAACTTTATCCTGGGGTTTGGACCCCTATTAAAGATAAAGGTCCTGAAGATATAGATTTTGTAGTGGTAAGAGAAAATACTGAAGGTCTTTATGCAGGAGGAGGTGGTTTTTTAAGAAAAGGAACTCCCTATGAAGTAGCTATTCAAGAATCTATCAATACTCGTTATGGGGTTGAAAGATGTATAAGATTTGCCTTTGAATATTGTAGAAAAAGAAATAAGAAGAAAAAAGTAACCTTAGTTGGGAAAACTAATGTTTTAACTTATGCCTGGGATCTTTGGTATAGAGTATTTGAAGAGGTAGGAAAGGAATATCCTGATATAGAAAAAGATTATGCCCATGTTGATGCAGTATGTATGTGGTTTATAAAGAATCCTGAGTGGTTTGATGTAATAGTTACTGATAATATGTTTGGAGACATTATTACAGATCTTGGAGCTATAATTCAGGGAGGGATGGGAATTGCTGCAGGTGGAAATATTAATCCTAATGGAGTTTCTATGTTTGAGCCTATCGGGGGTTCGGCACCTAAATATACTGGGAAAAATGTTATTAATCCTTTGGCTGCGATCTGTGCTGGAATGATGATGCTTGAGTGGCTTGGGGAAGAAAGTTCAGCTAAAGCCATAGAAAAAGCTGTAATAAAGGTTTGTAGAGATCATCTCAAAAGTCTTTCTGCAGGAAAAATGGGATATACAACCAGTGAAGTAGGAGATTTAGTTGCTAAATATGTGGAGGAGGGTGTTGAGCTTTAA
- the lspA gene encoding signal peptidase II, giving the protein MRPFWLSASLIFILDRISKYLILKAQFEKIEILPILNIVKVWNKGIAFGLFSKTGILNTILLIFVTLVVLLIIYVWAKKIYFQNKEDKISLISLGMLLGGGLGNLIDRIFFGKVFDFIDLHIKNLHWPVFNVADIAITLALFLLIFRTLKIRNVLS; this is encoded by the coding sequence ATGCGACCATTTTGGTTAAGTGCAAGTTTAATTTTTATTTTAGATAGAATTAGTAAATATTTAATTCTTAAAGCTCAATTTGAGAAAATAGAAATTTTGCCGATTTTAAATATAGTTAAAGTGTGGAATAAAGGAATAGCCTTTGGATTATTTTCTAAAACTGGAATCCTTAATACTATCCTTTTAATTTTTGTAACCTTAGTTGTTTTACTAATTATCTATGTTTGGGCAAAAAAGATTTATTTTCAGAATAAAGAAGACAAAATCTCTTTGATATCACTTGGAATGTTACTTGGAGGCGGACTTGGTAATTTGATAGATAGAATCTTTTTTGGAAAGGTATTTGATTTTATAGATCTTCATATTAAAAATCTGCATTGGCCTGTTTTCAATGTAGCAGATATAGCTATTACTTTAGCTCTTTTTTTATTAATTTTTAGAACTTTAAAAATTCGAAATGTATTATCTTAA
- a CDS encoding aminotransferase class IV, which yields MPKVLQTFSTFKQFISERTPDQGKYKIKFLLYPEGKIELSFFPYEGWNKDLKIIFMKRDFDLGDLFYHKTTVRSNFDQALKKAKELGFDEVVFYDEKGRILEGSISTFFAKNENKLYTPPLKLKILDGVLRKFLVRKKIALEQEIFLKDLKGFSKIYIGNAVRGLGKVKDWFILE from the coding sequence ATACCTAAAGTTTTACAAACCTTCTCTACCTTTAAGCAGTTTATTAGTGAAAGAACTCCGGATCAAGGAAAATACAAGATAAAATTTCTTCTTTATCCTGAAGGAAAAATAGAACTTTCTTTTTTTCCTTATGAAGGCTGGAATAAAGATTTAAAAATAATTTTTATGAAACGCGATTTTGATTTAGGAGACCTTTTTTACCATAAAACTACTGTAAGGTCAAATTTTGACCAAGCTCTTAAAAAAGCAAAAGAATTAGGATTTGATGAAGTAGTTTTTTATGATGAAAAAGGAAGAATTCTTGAAGGGTCTATATCTACATTTTTTGCAAAAAATGAAAATAAACTTTACACCCCACCATTAAAACTTAAAATTCTTGATGGAGTATTGAGAAAGTTTTTAGTAAGAAAGAAAATAGCTTTAGAGCAAGAAATTTTTCTTAAAGATTTAAAAGGTTTTTCAAAAATTTATATTGGTAATGCAGTTCGTGGGCTTGGTAAAGTAAAAGATTGGTTTATATTAGAATAA